One Anaerolineales bacterium genomic window, AAGATCATATCCTCGGTTTTTTTCGCCCTGAGCAGACCAAATGACTGTTCCCCCAACACCCACCTTAGTGCATCGGCAATATTGGATTTTCCAGATCCGTTGGGTCCCACGATGGCGGTGATCCCATCAGAGAAGAGGAATTCGCTTCTAGAGGCAAAGGTCTTATATCCGTGCAGCTCAAATGATTTTAATCTGGCAGGCATGTTTTATCTGATCCCTAATTTTTCGAGCGCATTTTTGGCAGCAATCTTGGCTGCAGCTTGTTTACTATGCCCCGAGCCGTGACCGTACTCGATTCCGTCAATAAGGACTTCAACCTCGAAATATTTGTCATGATCTGGGCCTGAATCGCCCACGGTTTTATAAACCGGGGTTCCAAAGCCTTTCGATTGTGACCATTCTTGTAATATGCTCTTCGGATGGTGTTCGACTTGATCGATCATGATCCGTTTCACCGCTGGTTCGATGATTGGATCCATGAATTTCCAGACATCATCCATATCATGGTCGAGATAAAGCGCTCCAACCAATGCTTCGAATGTCGAACCAAGCAGTGGGATACGATCGCGCCCGCCATTTTCAGCTTCGCCATGACCTAACCGCATGGCTGCTCCCAGATTTATGTCTCCAGCAAATTGCGCCAGTTGTTCATTACCAACCAGGGCTGCCCGGAGCCTGGTCAGCTGGCCTTCAGCCATTTCTGGGAAGCGATGGTAGAGCCAGGCAGCCACCAGGAAATCCAAAACGGCATCACCAAGAAACTCGAGGCGCTCGTTGTCCTCGATGGCATCCTTGTGCTCATTGTAATAAGATCGGTGGGTGAGGGCGCGAGACAACAATCCAATGTTATTAAATTTGATGCCAATACGTTGAGAAAAATCCAGTGGAGATTCTTCGGGTTGACTGCTCCCTGGGAGATATTCCATACTTTCTACTCCTGCGAACTCAGGGAGCGCCAGACGCTCTGCGACTGCCGAGTATCTGGCGATCCATTAGTTCAAATTATTAGTTCAAAGGTTCAATGGTGATATTATAAGCGAAATCTCATTCCGATATTTGGAAACCAACGACTATCTTTTCATAGATGTATATGCGAGATATACGAAATTAACTAGCGAATAGCCTGTAAATGCGAATTACTCCCCTCGCTGGGGGATATACTCACCTTCGACCCATTCTTCACCGTCGGTACTGACCTCTTTTTTCCAGATCGGCACAATCTCCTTCAGGCGGTCGATGCCATAACGGGTAGCTTCGAAGACGCCTGAATCTCGATGGGAAGCTGAACAAGCAACAATGACACTCACCGTTCCTGGTAGCAGGTGACCCACCCTCTGTACCATGGCGATACCTTCTACTTCCTTCCATCTTGAACGAATCTCCGTGCAGATCTGGTGCATTTTTTGTTTCGCCATCGCCTCATATGCTTCATACTCAAGATGTTCCGTTTGCTTGCCCACACCCCGGCTCGTTTTTCCCCTGACAGTACCCGAAAAAATGCACACAGCCCCGGTGGTGGCAGAAGTCAGAGCAGCGTTAATCTGGTTGATGTCGATTTCGTGCTCCACGATCGAAATAATTGTCGGTGGGTTGTTATCTGGAACAACGCCACCGCTTACAGGTGGAAACATGGCGATCTCGGCCTGGTCAGGAACCTCATCCTCATCGAAGGCAAACTCGTGGTTCAAGGCGACGATCACCGTTTCCATGCTTTGTTTCAACCCTGGGTATTGTTGCAGGACAAGTTGCTTAATATCAGAGATATGGGCTCCGGGTGGGTATTCCAGGGTCGCTTTGGACACGCCTGCCTTGTCGCGCAGGGTGGCAAAGAATAGCACGCGGGCTTGATTACTCATTGATGACATCCCCACTCTGACCGCCGGTCTTTTTTATCAGGCGGATATTCTGGATGCGCATGGTCTTTTCTACAGCCTTGGCCATATCATAGATGGTTAAGCCAGCCACAGCCACAGCCGTCAGGGCTTCCATTTCAACACCGGTTTTTGCGATCGTTTTAACGGTAGCGCAAATCCGAATCCCTGACAAGTTATCGTCAGGGGTTAATTCAACCTGAATATCGTGCAGCGGTAGCGGATGACACATGGGGATCAACTCTGCGGTCCGCTTGGCAGCCATAATACCTGCCACCTGGGCAGTGTTCAGGACATCCCCCTTTTTGATTAAGCCGGCACGGATCAGCTCAAGCGTTTTGGGCTGCATGACTACTTCACCGCCAGCGATCGCTACCCGCTCCGTTACGTCTTTATTACTGACATCAACCATCCTGGCACGTCCAGTTTCATCCAAATGGGTTAATTCCTGTTTCATAGCTTTAGACCTCACAATTTCTTCAACCCGGCCAAAGATTCTGTATAAGGTGGGTATGCCACTCCCCGGTCAGTGATGATTGCTGTGATGTATCTTGCCGGGGTAACATCAAAGGCTGGATTCGCAACCGTAACCTCGGGTGGAGTAATGGGATGAGC contains:
- the moaC gene encoding cyclic pyranopterin monophosphate synthase MoaC translates to MKQELTHLDETGRARMVDVSNKDVTERVAIAGGEVVMQPKTLELIRAGLIKKGDVLNTAQVAGIMAAKRTAELIPMCHPLPLHDIQVELTPDDNLSGIRICATVKTIAKTGVEMEALTAVAVAGLTIYDMAKAVEKTMRIQNIRLIKKTGGQSGDVINE
- the rnc gene encoding ribonuclease III, with the translated sequence MEYLPGSSQPEESPLDFSQRIGIKFNNIGLLSRALTHRSYYNEHKDAIEDNERLEFLGDAVLDFLVAAWLYHRFPEMAEGQLTRLRAALVGNEQLAQFAGDINLGAAMRLGHGEAENGGRDRIPLLGSTFEALVGALYLDHDMDDVWKFMDPIIEPAVKRIMIDQVEHHPKSILQEWSQSKGFGTPVYKTVGDSGPDHDKYFEVEVLIDGIEYGHGSGHSKQAAAKIAAKNALEKLGIR